The Colletes latitarsis isolate SP2378_abdomen chromosome 1, iyColLati1, whole genome shotgun sequence genome has a segment encoding these proteins:
- the Arl1 gene encoding ADP ribosylation factor-like 1 yields the protein MGGLLSYFRNLLGSREMRILILGLDGAGKTTILYRLQVGEVVTTIPTIGFNVEQVTYKNLKFQVWDLGGQTSIRPYWRCYYSNTDAIIYVVDSADKDRIGISKDELIYMLREEELQGAILVVLANKQDMAGCLSVAEVHQALGLDALKNRTFQIFKTSATKDEGLDQAMDWLSNALQSRK from the exons ATGG GAGGATTACTCAGTTACTTTCGTAATTTGCTCGGGAGTCGGGAAATGCGAATTTTAATTCTGGGCCTGGATGGAGCCGGAAAAACTACGATTTTGTACAG ATTGCAGGTGGGTGAAGTTGTTACAACAATACCTACTATAGGATTCAATGTAGAGCAAGTTACATATAAAAATCTGAAGTTTCAAGTGTGGGATCTTGGTGGTCAAACTAGTATACG ACCATATTGGAGGTGTTATTATTCAAACACAGATGCAATAATTTACGTTGTGGATTCAGCAGACAAAGATAGGATAGGCATATCAAAAGATGAATTAATTTACATGTTGAGG GAAGAGGAATTACAAGGTGCAATCTTGGTAGTCTTAGCGAACAAACAAGATATGGCAGGTTGTTTAAGCGTCGCGGAGGTACACCAGGCACTCGGATTGGATGCCCTCAAAAACAGAACGTTCCAAATATTTAAAACCTCCGCGACGAAAGACGAAGGACTCGATCAAGCGATGGATTGGTTGTCCAACGCGCTGCAAAGTAGAAAATGA